A single region of the Musa acuminata AAA Group cultivar baxijiao chromosome BXJ1-11, Cavendish_Baxijiao_AAA, whole genome shotgun sequence genome encodes:
- the LOC135596378 gene encoding endoglucanase 8-like translates to MAGTRVRFCLALLMLVASMAAWMMPSAVAGSRPPPNYADALRKCLLFYEGQRSGKLPPTQRVTWRKDSGLKDGQDAGVDLVGGYYDAGDNVKFGFPLAFTGTVLAWSIVEFSAELGPELFHAHEALRWLTDYLLKATTKPNRIFVQSGEPYSDHSCWQRPEDMDTPRPSFQVNDTHPGSEVAGETAAALAAASIAFRSSDPAYANTLLSRAKQVYDFAYRYQGSYANSIGQWVCPFYCDFSGYEDELVWGAAWLNRATNSSDYTKHIIHGIRKIQTQAKPRVNGYDSQFSWDNKDAGNYILLLLMQKTDDDYSKYAQNFACSLLPQSPYKSTEYTPGGLIHRASMANTQAVTAVSFLLLVYGRHLSNVKGTVTCGNSQFPPSALIDLARSQVDYILGDNPLHMSYMVGYGNKFPQRIHHRAASVPSVDQHPQHLYCKDGTPYYVTNAPNPNLLVGAIAGGPNDGTDNYLDYRPWSNQSEPATYVNAPFVGLLAYFSRYR, encoded by the exons ATGGCGGGGACGAGAGTTAGGTTTTGTCTTGCGTTGTTGATGTTGGTGGCATCGATGGCGGCGTGGATGATGCCATCTGCGGTTGCAGGAAGCAGGCCGCCCCCGAACTACGCAGATGCACTGAGAAAGTGTTTGCTGTTCTATGAAGGTCAGAGATCCGGGAAGCTCCCACCCACGCAAAGAGTCACCTGGAGGAAGGACTCCGGCCTAAAAGATGGGCAAGATGCCGGT GTTGATCTGGTGGGCGGGTACTATGATGCCGGCGATAATGTGAAGTTTGGCTTCCCCTTGGCGTTCACCGGCACCGTGTTGGCGTGGAGCATCGTCGAGTTCTCGGCCGAGTTGGGTCCGGAGCTGTTCCACGCTCATGAGGCTTTGCGGTGGCTTACGGACTACTTGCTGAAAGCCACCACCAAACCCAACAGGATCTTCGTCCAATCAGGCGAACCCTACAGTGATCACAGCTGCTGGCAGAGGCCCGAGGACATGGACACTCCTCGCCCATCCTTCCAAGTGAACGATACCCACCCAGGCTCCGAGGTCGCCGGCGAGACCGCCGCTGCACTGGCGGCTGCCTCCATCGCTTTCAGATCCTCCGATCCTGCCTATGCCAACACGCTGCTGTCGAGAGCAAAACAG GTCTACGATTTCGCTTACAGATACCAGGGTTCATATGCCAATAGCATAGGCCAATGGGTGTGCCCGTTCTACTGTGATTTCAGTGGCTATGAG GATGAGCTGGTGTGGGGAGCTGCATGGTTAAACAGAGCTACCAACAGCTCAGATTACACGAAGCATATCATCCATGGCATTCGCAAGATCCAGACGCAGGCGAAGCCTCGTGTTAATGGCTACGACTCGCAGTTCTCATGGGACAATAAGGATGCGGGAAACTACATCCTCCTCCTACTGATGCAGAAG ACTGATGATGACTACAGTAAATACGCCCAGAACTTTGCATGTTCACTGCTGCCACAGTCTCCCTACAAGTCCACCGAATATACTCCAG GCGGTCTCATACACAGGGCGTCGATGGCCAACACGCAGGCCGTCACAGCTGTCTCATTTCTTCTCCTCGTTTATGGTCGGCATCTCAGTAATGTCAAAGGAACTGTTACGTGTGGTAACTCCCAATTTCCCCCCTCAGCGCTTATAGATCTCGCCAGAAGTCAG GTGGACTACATCCTCGGAGATAACCCACTACATATGTCGTACATGGTGGGCTACGGCAACAAGTTTCCTCAGAGAATCCACCACAGAGCTGCCTCTGTTCCCTCTGTTGACCAACACCCACAGCACCTCTATTGCAAGGACGGGACACCGTACTACGTCACCAACGCCCCCAACCCCAACTTGCTTGTCGGAGCCATCGCCGGTGGACCAAATGATGGAACAGATAACTATTTGGACTACAGACCATGGTCGAACCAATCCGAACCTGCCACGTACGTCAATGCGCCCTTCGTGGGTCTATTGGCTTACTTCAGCAGATATAGATGA
- the LOC135596379 gene encoding endoglucanase 8-like — MATMRVGFCCVFLMLVAVRMPSATAGGWPPPNYADALTKCLLFYEGQRSGKLPPTQRLTWRKDSALTDGHEAGVDLVGGYYDAGDNVKFGLPMAFTGTMLAWSIIEFSAELGPELVHAHEALRWLTDYLLKATAQPNRIFVQVGDPDSDHNCWERPDDMDTPRPVYQVNQTHPGSEVAGETAAALAAASIVFRSSDPAYAATLLSRAQAVYDFGNTYQGSYNSLGNAVCPFYCDYNGYQDELVWGAAWLNRATISTLYQSHIIHGIKQMELEENVSDLEFGWDAKNAGNYLLLFLQHKTDSEYGRPVEEFACAMMPQSHSNYIKYTPGGLIYATPGCNMQDVTGFSFLLLLYARYLTNVSRTLTCGGSQYPPSALIDVARSQVNYLLGQNPFNMSYMVGYGTKFPQKIHHRGSTLPSMDQHPQHLLCGDGTPYFDSNESNPNLLIGAVVGGPNDGTDNFVDSRYWPNQTEPTTYVNAPLVGLLAYFSKN, encoded by the exons ATGGCAACGATGAGAGTAGGGTTTTGTTGTGTGTTCTTGATGTTGGTGGCGGTGAGGATGCCATCTGCCACCGCAGGCGGATGGCCACCCCCCAACTACGCAGACGCACTCACCAAGTGCTTGCTGTTCTACGAAGGGCAGCGATCCGGAAAGCTTCCACCCACGCAAAGGCTCACCTGGAGAAAGGACTCAGCTTTAACCGATGGTCACGAGGCTGGT GTTGATCTGGTGGGCGGGTACTACGACGCCGGCGACAACGTGAAGTTTGGCTTACCCATGGCGTTTACAGGCACCATGTTGGCGTGGAGCATCATCGAGTTCTCGGCGGAGTTGGGACCGGAGTTGGTACACGCTCATGAGGCCTTGCGATGGCTTACGGACTACTTGCTTAAAGCCACCGCCCAACCCAACAGGATCTTCGTCCAAGTAGGCGACCCTGACAGCGACCACAACTGCTGGGAGAGGCCCGATGACATGGACACCCCTCGGCCAGTCTACCAAGTTAACCAAACCCACCCGGGCTCCGAGGTCGCCGGCGAGACCGCCGCTGCACTGGCGGCCGCCTCCATCGTTTTCAGATCATCCGATCCTGCCTATGCCGCCACCCTTCTGTCAAGAGCACAGGCG GTCTACGATTTCGGTAACACATACCAGGGTTCGTACAATAGCCTTGGCAATGCGGTGTGTCCCTTCTACTGCGATTACAATGGCTATCAG GATGAGCTGGTGTGGGGAGCAGCATGGCTGAACAGAGCTACCATTAGCACACTGTATCAGAGCCATATCATCCATGGCATTAAGCAGATGGAGCTCGAGGAAAATGTCTCCGACTTGGAATTCGGATGGGATGCTAAGAATGCCGGAAACTACCTGCTTCTCTTCCTTCAGCATAAG ACTGATAGTGAGTACGGTAGACCGGTCGAGGAGTTTGCATGTGCAATGATGCCACAATCTCACTCCAACTACATCAAATACACTCCGG GGGGTCTCATCTACGCGACGCCAGGGTGCAACATGCAAGACGTGACGggtttctcttttcttctcctcctgtATGCTCGGTATCTCACGAACGTCTCGCGAACTCTCACCTGTGGCGGCTCTCAGTATCCGCCCTCAGCTCTCATAGACGTCGCCAGAAGTCAG GTGAACTATCTCCTCGGACAAAACCCATTCAACATGTCGTATATGGTGGGGTACGGCACAAAGTTTCCTCAAAAGATACACCACAGAGGATCGACTCTTCCCTCGATGGATCAGCACCCGCAGCATCTGTTGTGTGGAGACGGAACGCCCTACTTCGACAGCAACGAATCCAACCCCAACTTGCTTATCGGAGCGGTCGTCGGCGGGCCGAACGATGGAACCGATAACTTCGTGGACTCGAGATATTGGCCGAACCAAACCGAACCCACCACTTACGTCAATGCACCCTTGGTGGGTCTCTTGGCTTACTTCAGCAAAAATTGA